The segment GTGGATGCGGATCGACTTGCGAGTGCCGTCTTCCAGCAGAATCTCGAGCACGCCCGGACCGACGATGGGCTGAGACATCTGGCTGGTCTGATAGCCCTTGGGCAGATCAGGGTAGAAGTAGTTCTTGCGCTCGAAGACCGAGTGGCCGGCAACGGCAGCATTGACCGCGAGGCCAAAGCGCACGGCCATGGCCACGGCTTGCTCGTTGAGTACCGGCAGCGTGCCCGGCAGGCCGAGATCGACGGCGCTGGCCTGGGTATTGGGCTCGGCACCATAGGTGGTGGACGAGCCGGAGAAGATTTTCGACTGAGTGGCGAGCTGAGCGTGAACCTCAAGCCCGATTACGACTTCCCATTGCATCAGGCGTGCTCCTGTCCGAATTCCGGGCGCTGGCGGTGCCAGTCGGTGAGTTGCTGGAACTGGTGCGCGACACCCAGCAGTGTTTGCTCGCCGAAGTGCGGGCCGAGAATCTGCAGACCTACCGGACGCTTGCCTGCCAGTCCGGCGGGCACGCTGATGCCCGGAATACCCGCCAGATTGATGGCGATGGTATAGAGGTCCTGCAGGTACATGGACAGCGGGTCCTTGTGTGCGCCGAGATCAAACGCCGGTGTTGGCGCTGCCGGGCCCATCAGCACATCGACTTGGTCGAAGGCATCGAGGAAGTCCTGGCGAATCAGACGACGCACCTTCTGTGCCTTGATGTAGTAGGCATCGAAGAAGCCTTCGGACAGGGTGTGAGTGCCGATCAGAATGCGACGCTTCACCTCGTCACCGAAACCTTCCTCGCGAGTGCGCTTGTAGAGATCTTCCAGGTCTTTCGGGTCAGCACAGCGATGGCCGAAGCGCACGCCGTCGTAACGCGACAGATTGGAAGACGCCTCGGCCGGTGCGATGACGTAATAGGTCGGGATGGCCAGATGGGTATGCGGCAGTGAGATTTCCTGCACGCTGGCACCAGCATCCTCGAAAACCTTGATCGCGGCGCGAACGGAAGCTTCGACTTCCGGCGTCAGACCTTCACCGAAATATTCCTTCGGCAGGCCAATCTTCAGGCCCTTGAGGCTGTACTTCAGTCCCTCGACATAATCCGGCACGCCACGCACGACGCTGGTGGAGTCACGCGGGTCCGCCCCGGCGATCACGTTCATCAGGCGTGCACAGTCTTCAGCACTGCGGGCCATCGGGCCGCCCTGATCCAGGCTCGAGGCATAGGCAATCATGCCATAGCGTGAGACACGGCCGTAGGTAGGCTTGAGGCCCGTGATGCCGCAGAAGGCAGCCGGCTGACGGATGGAACCGCCAGTGTCGGTACCCAGCGCGGCCGGAGCCAAGCCTGCTGCCACGGCAGCAGCACTGCCACCGGAGCTGCCACCGGGAACAGCGGTCAGATCCCACGGGTTCTTGACCGGCCCGTAGTAGCTGTTCTCGTTTGATGAGCCCATCGCGAACTCATCAAGGTTGGTCTTGCCCAGCATCACCACACCTTCCGCGCGCAGCTTTTCGATCACCGTGGCGTCGTAGGGCGAGATGAAGTTGTCGAGCATCTTCGAGCCGCAGCTGGTGCGAACGCCTTCGGTGCAGAAGATGTCCTTGATGGCCATCGGCACGCCGGTCAGCGGTGCCGCCTTGCCAGCCGCGCGGCGGGCATCAGCAGCATCTGCGTCACGCAGAGCCTCTTCTCGGCACACGGTGATAAAGCTATTGAGCTCGCCGTCGAGGCGCTCGATGCGCGCCAGGAAGACTTCCGTCAGCTCGCGGCTGGTGTATTCGCCGGCCTCAAGGCCTTGCGCCAGCTCGCTAAGCGTCTTGTCATGGAGTGCTATGGACGATGACATGTTCGATT is part of the Cobetia sp. L2A1 genome and harbors:
- the gatA gene encoding Asp-tRNA(Asn)/Glu-tRNA(Gln) amidotransferase subunit GatA, translated to MSSSIALHDKTLSELAQGLEAGEYTSRELTEVFLARIERLDGELNSFITVCREEALRDADAADARRAAGKAAPLTGVPMAIKDIFCTEGVRTSCGSKMLDNFISPYDATVIEKLRAEGVVMLGKTNLDEFAMGSSNENSYYGPVKNPWDLTAVPGGSSGGSAAAVAAGLAPAALGTDTGGSIRQPAAFCGITGLKPTYGRVSRYGMIAYASSLDQGGPMARSAEDCARLMNVIAGADPRDSTSVVRGVPDYVEGLKYSLKGLKIGLPKEYFGEGLTPEVEASVRAAIKVFEDAGASVQEISLPHTHLAIPTYYVIAPAEASSNLSRYDGVRFGHRCADPKDLEDLYKRTREEGFGDEVKRRILIGTHTLSEGFFDAYYIKAQKVRRLIRQDFLDAFDQVDVLMGPAAPTPAFDLGAHKDPLSMYLQDLYTIAINLAGIPGISVPAGLAGKRPVGLQILGPHFGEQTLLGVAHQFQQLTDWHRQRPEFGQEHA